AGGGTGTCCGATGATACTGGCTTCATGTTGCTTGGCGAATTGGTCGAGTTCGGAGTGACTAAAGATATATTTACCGCGCCTAAAGATAAGCGCACAGAAGATTATATTACAGGAAGATACGGATAAAAAGGAGAAGACCATGGAACGACATTTTGATCAGGAACTGAAAGAGCTGAACAAAGATATTTTAAAAATGAGCGCTCTTGCAGAAGAGGCTATCTATAAATCCATTGAAGCGTTAAAAAATCGGGATAGAGAGATGGCTAAGAGTATCATAGAAAATGATTCCAATATCGACAAATTAGAATTAGCTGTAGATGGAAAGTGCATTGATTTGATAGCACGCCATCAACCTATGGCTAAAGATCTTCGTTTTATCACAACGGGCATGAAGATAAATGCAGAGCTAGAAAGAATAGCGGATATTGCGGTAGATATAGCTCAGCGAACGCTTGAGATAGTAGATAAGCCTTTTTTGAAGCCGTTAATTGACATACCTAAGCTTGCGGCTGTTGCGCAAAATATGGTGAAGATGTCCATAGATGCATTTGTGAAGGGGGATATCGCTTTAGCGAAAAAAGTAATGTTATCTGATTCCGAAGCCGATCAGCTTCGCAATTTAATACAAAAAGAACTGATCGAAGATTATATGGTCAAAGATGGCACTACCGCACCGAGGGCGGTTCAGTTATTATTGATAGCTCGTTTCTTGGAGCGCATATGCGATCACACTACAAATATCGCAGAAGACGTGATCTACATGGTTCAAGCAGAAGTTGTAAGGCATCATCCCGAGAAATTAAAGAATGGAAAATAAAATGTCCAAAAAACCTTATTATGTTTTTCATTGTAAACTGGCAATCAAAACGAATGTCCTAAA
The window above is part of the Candidatus Omnitrophota bacterium genome. Proteins encoded here:
- the phoU gene encoding phosphate signaling complex protein PhoU — protein: MERHFDQELKELNKDILKMSALAEEAIYKSIEALKNRDREMAKSIIENDSNIDKLELAVDGKCIDLIARHQPMAKDLRFITTGMKINAELERIADIAVDIAQRTLEIVDKPFLKPLIDIPKLAAVAQNMVKMSIDAFVKGDIALAKKVMLSDSEADQLRNLIQKELIEDYMVKDGTTAPRAVQLLLIARFLERICDHTTNIAEDVIYMVQAEVVRHHPEKLKNGK